A section of the Mesorhizobium loti genome encodes:
- a CDS encoding ATP-binding cassette domain-containing protein, with protein MSDSPILFVRKVASRLGGTVMLEDMNLVIEGGSIHALVGESGAGKSTLTKVLTGRAPSPIIRLP; from the coding sequence ATGTCCGATTCGCCGATCCTGTTCGTGCGCAAGGTCGCCAGTCGCCTTGGCGGCACGGTCATGCTCGAAGACATGAACCTTGTGATCGAGGGCGGCTCGATCCACGCGCTGGTCGGCGAAAGCGGCGCCGGCAAGTCAACGCTGACAAAGGTGCTGACGGGCCGAGCCCCTTCGCCGATCATCCGGCTGCCCTGA
- a CDS encoding substrate-binding domain-containing protein — translation MLTRLRLVLYGLLVALTVIPAAAQAKTFYWISHGGPADPVWTYFLAGAKQWAKDTGNTVNTSFHNGDVASQQEAVRAALSAKADGIVTTSPDPGSLVEIVKEARAANIPIINFNTPDPKANFNAYVGGDNVTFGKHWAQYLVDKGLVKKGDFVWMPVEIPGATYGVQEEEGIKSVFGPLGITYEVTEATLDQAEVINRMVDYLTAHKGKVNAIIGLGDLVTGSIKRVFDQVGVKPGEIPVVGWGNSLDTTQEVLNGYVNAGQWQDPQATSYVALSLANMAASGIPPGFNVITGALYEKDTAGVYDKILSGK, via the coding sequence ATGCTGACAAGACTGAGACTTGTGCTCTACGGCCTGCTGGTCGCGCTGACGGTCATTCCCGCCGCGGCGCAGGCCAAGACCTTCTACTGGATTTCACATGGCGGCCCGGCCGACCCGGTCTGGACCTACTTCCTGGCCGGTGCCAAGCAATGGGCCAAGGACACCGGCAATACCGTCAACACCTCGTTCCACAATGGCGATGTCGCCTCCCAGCAGGAAGCGGTTCGCGCCGCCCTCTCGGCCAAGGCCGACGGTATCGTCACCACCAGCCCCGATCCGGGCAGCCTTGTCGAGATCGTCAAGGAAGCCCGCGCCGCCAACATCCCGATCATCAACTTCAACACGCCCGATCCCAAGGCCAATTTCAATGCCTATGTCGGCGGCGACAACGTCACCTTCGGCAAGCATTGGGCGCAGTATCTGGTCGACAAGGGCCTGGTGAAGAAGGGCGACTTCGTCTGGATGCCGGTCGAGATTCCCGGCGCCACCTACGGCGTCCAGGAAGAAGAAGGCATCAAGAGCGTGTTCGGACCGCTCGGCATCACCTATGAAGTGACCGAAGCGACGCTCGATCAGGCCGAGGTGATCAACCGCATGGTCGACTACCTCACCGCCCACAAAGGCAAGGTCAACGCCATCATCGGCCTCGGCGACCTCGTCACCGGCTCGATCAAGCGGGTGTTCGACCAGGTCGGCGTCAAGCCGGGCGAAATCCCGGTCGTCGGCTGGGGCAATTCGCTCGACACCACGCAGGAAGTGCTGAACGGCTATGTCAATGCCGGCCAGTGGCAGGACCCGCAGGCGACCAGCTATGTCGCGCTGTCGCTCGCCAACATGGCCGCGTCAGGCATTCCTCCGGGCTTCAACGTCATCACCGGCGCGCTCTACGAAAAGGACACGGCCGGCGTCTACGACAAGATCCTGTCCGGCAAATAA
- a CDS encoding ABC transporter permease, translated as MENHSLVQRLIARPEFGPFVLLVVEIGVFWGFNHDFLSPQNISNTLAFTVELGLIALAMTLLMTSGEFDLSVGSLFGFSPVLMWTLFNSGVTSLEMGFVAALLVAALIGLVNGWFVTQLKIPSFLVTLGMLLVVRGSALFITDGFPQRTWSAEGSWLAEALVGDFFIGPFRIYMSLFWFIAAAIALGYVLTQSRTGNWIQAAGGNPNAARARGVNVNRVKIGLFVLSSVMASLAGVISSLRTSAANPNSGTGYELEVIAMVVIGGTALTGGRGTIIGTVLGILILRVMRNGIVLIGVPGLAYNIFIGAIILGMMALHSWLERRHQAGT; from the coding sequence GTGGAAAATCATTCGCTTGTCCAACGCCTGATCGCGCGGCCTGAATTTGGTCCCTTCGTGCTGCTCGTCGTAGAGATCGGTGTCTTCTGGGGCTTCAACCACGACTTCCTGTCGCCACAGAATATCTCCAACACGCTGGCCTTCACCGTCGAGCTCGGCCTGATCGCGCTGGCGATGACGTTGCTGATGACGTCAGGCGAATTCGACCTTTCCGTCGGCTCCCTGTTCGGCTTTTCGCCGGTGCTGATGTGGACGCTGTTCAACAGTGGCGTCACCTCGCTGGAAATGGGCTTCGTCGCCGCGCTGCTGGTCGCCGCCCTGATCGGCCTGGTCAATGGCTGGTTCGTCACCCAGCTCAAGATCCCCTCCTTCCTGGTGACGCTCGGCATGCTTTTGGTGGTGCGCGGCAGTGCCCTTTTCATCACCGACGGTTTTCCGCAACGCACCTGGAGCGCCGAGGGCAGCTGGCTGGCGGAAGCGCTGGTCGGCGACTTCTTCATCGGGCCGTTCCGCATCTACATGTCGCTGTTCTGGTTCATCGCCGCGGCGATCGCGCTCGGCTATGTGCTGACGCAGAGCCGGACCGGCAACTGGATCCAGGCGGCGGGCGGCAATCCCAACGCGGCGCGGGCCCGCGGCGTCAATGTCAACCGCGTCAAGATCGGCCTGTTCGTGCTCTCCTCGGTCATGGCTTCGCTGGCCGGCGTCATCTCCTCGCTGCGCACGTCCGCAGCCAATCCCAACAGCGGCACCGGCTACGAACTCGAAGTCATCGCCATGGTGGTGATCGGCGGCACGGCGCTGACCGGCGGGCGCGGTACCATCATCGGCACCGTGCTCGGCATCCTGATCCTGCGGGTGATGCGCAACGGCATCGTGCTGATCGGCGTGCCGGGCCTCGCCTACAACATCTTCATCGGCGCTATCATCCTTGGCATGATGGCGCTCCACTCATGGCTGGAACGCCGGCATCAGGCAGGGACTTGA
- a CDS encoding ATP-binding cassette domain-containing protein, protein MAEPLIRMQNIRKSYGRVQALEDANFHVNEREIVGLLGDNGAGKSTLIKVLSGAVPLTSGDIFIRGKKVTLRSTSDAIAQGIETIYQDSALVTQLSIARNLFLGREPIKPPRFLNRMDQEAMNTVARDLLKQVGISKNIPPTTPIGSLSGGERQAVAIARAMHFDSDLIILDEPTNNLGVAETQGVLSFVRNARDSGHSCIFIAHNIHHVFQVVDRIVVMRRGKVVADDIDPKKTTVTEVERIITGMSDKEIRDAIADGKPSH, encoded by the coding sequence ATGGCCGAGCCATTGATCCGCATGCAGAATATCCGCAAGTCCTATGGTCGCGTGCAAGCGCTGGAGGACGCCAATTTTCATGTCAATGAGCGGGAGATCGTCGGCCTGCTCGGCGACAACGGCGCCGGCAAGTCGACGCTGATCAAGGTGCTCTCAGGCGCCGTGCCGCTGACCAGCGGCGACATTTTCATCCGCGGCAAGAAGGTGACCTTGCGCAGCACCAGCGACGCCATCGCCCAGGGCATCGAGACGATCTACCAGGACTCGGCTCTGGTCACGCAACTGTCGATCGCCCGCAATCTGTTCCTCGGGCGTGAGCCGATCAAGCCGCCGCGTTTCCTCAACCGCATGGACCAAGAGGCGATGAACACCGTCGCCCGCGACCTGCTCAAACAGGTCGGGATCTCGAAGAACATCCCGCCGACGACGCCGATCGGCTCGCTGTCGGGCGGCGAGCGCCAGGCGGTGGCGATCGCGCGCGCCATGCATTTCGACAGCGACCTCATCATCCTCGACGAGCCGACCAACAACCTCGGCGTCGCCGAAACGCAGGGCGTGCTGAGCTTCGTACGCAACGCCCGTGATTCCGGCCATTCCTGCATCTTCATCGCGCACAACATTCATCATGTCTTCCAGGTGGTCGACCGCATCGTCGTCATGCGCCGGGGCAAGGTGGTCGCCGACGACATCGACCCGAAGAAGACAACCGTGACGGAAGTCGAGCGGATCATCACCGGCATGTCGGACAAGGAAATCCGCGACGCCATCGCCGACGGCAAGCCGTCACATTGA
- a CDS encoding LacI family DNA-binding transcriptional regulator, with protein sequence MKATVSDIARNCGLSTATVDRVLNNRPGASAANRQRVMEAAKQLGYLPVADQVTLPSKPANLEFFLPIGSNAFMQDLARHIEDYASRLPLVASCRIHNLAGIAPNALQGAVENLSLRANGVGVIAIDHPRTRNILRDIVDTGIRLVTLVSDIPAAPRSAYVGIDNRVAGRTAALLMGRFLGGREGHLAMVVGSRSYRGHEEREMGFRSVLGEEFPNLTVTSAVEINDEPDASYAETMKALHNEPELLGIYCVGAGRSGVAKAIREARPNRKPVFICHDLTRETRGYLVDDLADVVIDQNARLIAEQSVIRLLGSIASSAPYLTRKFIEPRLIFRENVPVQ encoded by the coding sequence ATGAAGGCCACCGTCTCCGACATCGCCAGGAACTGCGGACTCTCGACCGCGACGGTCGACAGGGTGCTCAACAACAGGCCAGGTGCCAGTGCAGCCAACCGGCAGCGCGTGATGGAGGCGGCCAAGCAGCTTGGCTATTTGCCGGTCGCGGACCAGGTGACGCTTCCCTCGAAGCCTGCAAATCTCGAATTTTTCCTGCCGATCGGCAGCAATGCCTTCATGCAGGATCTGGCAAGACACATCGAGGACTATGCATCACGCCTGCCGCTGGTCGCCTCCTGCCGGATCCACAACCTCGCCGGCATCGCGCCGAATGCGCTGCAGGGAGCCGTCGAAAACCTGTCGCTGAGGGCCAATGGCGTTGGTGTCATCGCCATCGACCATCCGCGAACCCGCAACATCCTGCGCGACATTGTCGACACCGGCATCCGCCTGGTGACGCTGGTGTCCGATATTCCGGCCGCTCCCCGCTCGGCCTATGTCGGCATCGACAACCGCGTGGCGGGACGGACGGCCGCGCTCTTGATGGGACGCTTCCTCGGCGGCCGCGAGGGCCATCTTGCGATGGTCGTCGGCTCGCGCTCCTATCGCGGACATGAGGAACGTGAAATGGGCTTTCGCTCCGTGCTTGGCGAGGAATTTCCCAACCTCACCGTAACCAGTGCCGTCGAGATCAACGATGAGCCGGATGCCAGCTATGCCGAAACCATGAAGGCGCTGCACAACGAACCGGAACTGCTCGGCATTTATTGTGTCGGGGCCGGGCGCTCCGGCGTTGCAAAAGCCATCCGGGAAGCCAGGCCCAACCGCAAGCCGGTCTTCATCTGCCACGACCTGACGAGAGAAACGCGCGGCTACCTCGTCGACGACCTCGCCGATGTCGTCATCGACCAGAACGCCAGGCTGATCGCCGAACAGTCGGTCATTCGCCTGCTGGGCTCCATCGCCTCATCGGCGCCCTATCTGACGCGAAAATTCATCGAGCCACGACTGATCTTCAGGGAAAACGTTCCGGTGCAATGA
- a CDS encoding TetR/AcrR family transcriptional regulator: protein MTDGVVERSRPRDRILETARDMFHKHGIKGVGVDAITEAAGTNKMTLYRHFESKDELIVECLRANAAKAGAMWDTFEAEFPGDKLAQLHAWVRKAAAMLNADGRGCDMANAAAELTEPDHPARLVIKELKEAQRERLVTLCRDAGIGQAELLADTLSLLFEGARVSVQTVGAEGPSTQFVRMAEGLVVSFRGAAAG, encoded by the coding sequence ATGACAGACGGCGTCGTGGAGCGCTCTCGTCCCCGGGATCGAATCCTGGAGACGGCACGCGACATGTTCCACAAGCACGGCATCAAGGGCGTCGGCGTCGACGCCATTACCGAAGCTGCCGGCACGAACAAGATGACGCTCTATCGTCACTTCGAATCCAAGGACGAGCTGATCGTCGAGTGCCTGCGCGCCAACGCGGCCAAGGCGGGCGCCATGTGGGACACTTTCGAGGCCGAGTTCCCTGGCGACAAGCTTGCGCAACTGCATGCCTGGGTTCGCAAGGCCGCTGCCATGCTCAATGCTGATGGTCGCGGCTGCGATATGGCCAATGCCGCCGCGGAGCTGACCGAGCCGGACCATCCGGCCAGGCTGGTGATTAAGGAACTCAAGGAGGCTCAGCGCGAGCGCCTCGTGACGTTATGCCGGGATGCCGGCATTGGTCAGGCCGAACTGCTCGCCGACACGCTGTCGCTTCTGTTCGAGGGTGCGCGCGTCAGCGTGCAGACGGTAGGGGCCGAAGGTCCGAGCACCCAGTTCGTGCGCATGGCCGAAGGGCTGGTCGTTTCCTTCCGGGGCGCTGCCGCTGGTTGA
- a CDS encoding efflux RND transporter permease subunit, with amino-acid sequence MCVVVNFFIHRPIFASSIAIIMVLAGTICYFLLPVSQFPDITPPQVVVSAHYPGASAQVVADTVTTPLEQQINGVQGMTYMSSTSSNDGSSTITITFDVGYSLSTAAVDVQNRVSQAASSLPAIVNQGGVTIKKQNPNFVLIVNLTSPDSSVDPVALSNLAYLQVVDPLKRLEGVGDVQIFGERRYSMRVWLDPDKLANLGITAVDVQNAIAEQNVQVAAGKIGQSPAPAGTAFEMQVNAVGRLSDPKEFGDIVVRANTDSGSLVRLRDVARIELGALQYSSSAFFGKDPTVVLAVYQMPGSNALDLQQRVKDKMQELSGRFPKGVSYAMHYDTTRFVSASMHDVLITLGEALVLVVAVVFVFLQSWRTTIIPTIAIPVSLVATLVVMEMLGFSLNMLSLLGMVLAIGLVVDDAIVVVENVERQLEAGLKPLAATKAAMAEVTGPIIATTAVLMAVFVPVAFIPGVSGRLYNQFALTVAISVGISAFNSLTLSPALSAAFLKHRQPTQFVLFRWFNTGFDRLSHAYAHGVRFLIRLRWIMLGLFAAGLVATYFVWQRLPSTFLPVEDQGYFFVVIQLPDGASLERTDAVAKQARDILQATPGVDIVGSISGLNFLTSAAQSNSAVEFAILKPWEERGPDQSASKLVSDVRGKLMQIPEAFALSFDPPSIPGIGTTGGFEFVVEDLTGRGSTALNDATQAVIAEARKQPEINPQQLFSPFSTSTPQFNYDLDRSKAKLLGLNLPDVFNTLQIYLGSLYVNDFNLFGRTFRVTIQADKDARAGAADISRLYVRNASGGMVPLSTLGKLVPFVGPETVPHYNNNASASINGGAAPGFSSGQAVAAMERAAATALPRDFGFEWTGITFQELKAGSIASVVFGLAIVFVFLILAAQYESWAMPFMVLLAVPLALFGAFAALWARGMQIDVYSQIGFVMLIGLAAKNAILIVEFARRRREEGLSIVEAAMEAARLRLRPILMTAFAFILGVLPLMFATGAGAASRQSIGTTVFGGMVAATILSLVFVPVFYAVIEQLRERRESGEPASKHTEPTAEPAFPPLAEAAE; translated from the coding sequence ATGTGTGTCGTGGTAAACTTTTTCATTCACCGCCCGATCTTCGCCTCGTCGATCGCCATCATCATGGTGCTCGCCGGGACGATTTGTTATTTCCTGCTGCCGGTCTCGCAGTTTCCCGACATCACGCCGCCCCAGGTCGTGGTCAGCGCCCACTATCCGGGCGCCAGCGCGCAAGTGGTGGCCGACACGGTGACGACGCCGCTGGAGCAGCAGATCAACGGCGTGCAAGGCATGACCTACATGTCGTCGACGAGCTCCAATGACGGTTCCTCGACCATCACCATCACCTTCGATGTCGGCTACTCCCTGAGCACCGCCGCCGTCGACGTCCAGAACCGCGTCTCGCAGGCGGCATCGTCGCTGCCGGCGATCGTCAACCAGGGCGGCGTGACGATCAAGAAGCAGAACCCGAACTTCGTCCTGATCGTCAACCTGACCTCGCCCGACAGTTCCGTCGATCCGGTGGCGCTCTCGAACCTTGCCTATCTCCAGGTCGTCGATCCGCTGAAGCGGCTGGAAGGCGTTGGCGACGTCCAGATATTCGGCGAGCGGCGCTATTCGATGCGTGTCTGGCTCGATCCCGACAAGCTCGCCAATCTCGGCATCACCGCCGTCGACGTGCAGAATGCCATCGCCGAACAGAACGTCCAGGTGGCGGCTGGCAAGATCGGCCAGTCTCCGGCGCCGGCAGGCACCGCCTTCGAGATGCAGGTCAACGCCGTCGGCCGCCTGAGCGACCCGAAGGAATTCGGCGACATCGTCGTGCGCGCTAACACCGACAGCGGCTCGCTGGTGCGGCTGCGCGACGTTGCCCGGATCGAGCTTGGCGCGCTGCAATATTCGTCCTCAGCCTTCTTCGGCAAGGACCCGACCGTGGTGCTCGCCGTCTACCAGATGCCTGGTTCCAACGCGCTCGACCTTCAGCAGCGCGTCAAGGACAAGATGCAGGAGCTGTCCGGCCGATTCCCCAAGGGCGTATCCTACGCGATGCATTACGACACGACGCGCTTCGTTTCGGCGTCGATGCATGACGTGCTGATCACGCTCGGCGAAGCGCTGGTGCTGGTCGTCGCCGTGGTGTTCGTCTTCCTGCAGAGCTGGCGCACGACCATCATCCCGACCATCGCCATTCCGGTATCGCTGGTGGCGACGCTGGTCGTCATGGAGATGCTGGGCTTCTCGCTCAACATGCTCTCCCTGCTCGGCATGGTGCTGGCGATCGGCCTCGTGGTCGACGACGCCATCGTGGTGGTCGAGAATGTCGAAAGGCAACTGGAGGCAGGGCTGAAACCACTGGCGGCCACCAAGGCCGCCATGGCCGAAGTCACCGGCCCGATCATCGCCACCACCGCGGTGCTGATGGCCGTGTTCGTGCCGGTTGCCTTCATTCCCGGTGTTTCGGGCCGGCTCTACAACCAGTTCGCGCTGACCGTGGCGATTTCCGTCGGCATTTCCGCCTTCAATTCGCTGACGCTCAGCCCCGCGCTCAGTGCCGCCTTCCTGAAGCATCGCCAGCCGACGCAGTTCGTGCTGTTCCGCTGGTTCAACACCGGCTTTGACAGGCTGTCGCATGCCTATGCCCATGGCGTGCGCTTCCTCATCCGCTTGCGCTGGATCATGCTCGGCCTGTTCGCGGCCGGACTGGTCGCAACATACTTCGTCTGGCAGCGTCTGCCGTCGACCTTCCTTCCGGTCGAGGACCAAGGCTATTTCTTCGTCGTCATCCAGTTGCCCGACGGCGCCTCGCTGGAACGCACCGACGCGGTGGCCAAGCAAGCGCGCGACATCCTGCAGGCGACGCCCGGCGTCGACATCGTCGGCTCGATCAGCGGCCTGAACTTCCTGACCAGTGCCGCGCAATCGAACTCGGCGGTCGAGTTCGCCATCCTGAAGCCATGGGAAGAGCGTGGCCCTGACCAGAGCGCATCGAAGCTTGTGTCCGACGTGCGCGGCAAGCTGATGCAGATTCCGGAAGCCTTTGCGCTGAGCTTCGATCCGCCTTCCATCCCGGGTATTGGTACCACGGGCGGCTTCGAATTCGTCGTCGAGGACCTGACCGGTCGTGGCAGCACCGCCCTCAACGACGCGACGCAAGCCGTGATCGCCGAGGCGCGCAAGCAGCCGGAGATCAACCCGCAGCAGCTGTTCTCGCCGTTCTCGACCTCGACGCCGCAGTTCAACTACGACCTCGACCGCAGCAAGGCCAAGCTGCTCGGCCTCAACCTGCCCGATGTCTTCAACACGCTGCAGATCTATCTCGGCTCGCTCTACGTGAACGACTTCAACCTGTTCGGCCGCACCTTCCGGGTGACCATCCAGGCCGACAAGGATGCACGTGCGGGCGCCGCCGACATTTCGCGGCTTTATGTGCGCAACGCCTCCGGCGGCATGGTGCCGCTCTCGACGCTGGGCAAGCTCGTGCCCTTCGTCGGTCCCGAAACCGTGCCGCACTACAACAACAACGCCTCCGCCTCGATCAATGGCGGTGCCGCACCCGGCTTCTCCTCGGGCCAGGCGGTCGCCGCCATGGAACGGGCGGCCGCCACCGCCCTGCCCAGGGATTTCGGTTTCGAATGGACCGGCATCACCTTCCAGGAGCTCAAGGCAGGATCGATCGCGTCCGTCGTCTTCGGCCTCGCCATCGTCTTCGTCTTCCTGATCCTGGCGGCTCAGTATGAGAGCTGGGCAATGCCGTTCATGGTGCTGCTGGCGGTGCCTCTAGCCCTGTTCGGCGCGTTCGCCGCACTTTGGGCGCGCGGCATGCAGATCGACGTCTACTCGCAGATCGGCTTCGTCATGCTGATCGGCCTGGCGGCCAAGAACGCCATCCTGATCGTCGAGTTCGCAAGACGGCGACGCGAGGAGGGCCTCAGCATCGTCGAGGCGGCGATGGAAGCCGCGCGGCTCAGGCTGCGGCCGATCCTGATGACGGCTTTCGCCTTCATCCTCGGCGTGCTGCCGCTGATGTTCGCCACTGGCGCCGGTGCCGCGAGCCGTCAGTCGATCGGCACCACCGTGTTTGGCGGCATGGTCGCCGCGACCATCCTGTCGCTGGTGTTCGTGCCGGTCTTCTACGCGGTCATTGAACAACTGCGGGAGCGCCGCGAAAGCGGCGAGCCCGCCTCCAAGCACACTGAACCAACTGCCGAACCCGCCTTCCCTCCCCTGGCGGAAGCGGCCGAATAA
- a CDS encoding efflux RND transporter periplasmic adaptor subunit has protein sequence MRKWKIALGTAVALGAISVASVHLLDMGNLRLSGATAGAATPAPAAFVMPVPVASVVKKTIPIYLDYAARIEPIRSITLQARVPGYLQEQTAQDGADVRQGDLLYKISPDDFQAALDQAKAQVQRDTATLDYARSNLGRGTELAKSGYLDKDSFDQRTSTLREAQASLALNQAAVRTAELNLSYAEIHAPFTGRLGRNQASVGTLVSVAGTVLNTLVQLDPIYVTFNPSETDLAEIEQARAAGPIEVEVLLPGETETSQKGELTFIDNTVDHSTGTITARATIGNAKFTLMPGQYVRVRLHIRQQPDALMVPQTALGSSQLGKYLYVVGKGNTVDQRLVSLGPTSGDLVAILSGVAEGDQIITGNLQKIGPGMPISPLPQKPAT, from the coding sequence ATGCGTAAATGGAAAATCGCGTTGGGAACGGCTGTCGCACTGGGCGCGATCTCGGTGGCCAGCGTCCACCTGCTCGACATGGGTAACCTCAGGTTGAGCGGCGCCACGGCGGGAGCGGCGACGCCGGCTCCGGCGGCATTCGTCATGCCGGTGCCGGTGGCAAGCGTCGTCAAGAAGACGATCCCGATCTATCTCGACTATGCCGCCCGCATCGAGCCGATCCGCAGCATCACGCTGCAAGCGCGCGTGCCGGGCTACCTGCAGGAACAGACCGCGCAAGATGGCGCGGATGTGCGGCAGGGCGACCTCCTTTACAAGATCTCGCCCGACGACTTCCAGGCAGCTCTCGACCAGGCGAAAGCCCAGGTGCAGCGCGATACGGCGACACTCGACTATGCGCGTTCCAATCTCGGCCGCGGCACCGAGCTCGCCAAGAGCGGCTACCTGGACAAGGACAGCTTCGACCAGCGCACAAGCACCTTGCGCGAGGCACAGGCGTCGCTGGCGCTCAACCAGGCAGCGGTGCGCACGGCGGAGCTCAATCTGAGCTATGCCGAGATCCATGCGCCGTTCACCGGGCGCCTGGGCCGCAATCAGGCTTCGGTCGGAACGCTGGTCAGCGTCGCCGGCACGGTGCTCAACACGCTGGTGCAGCTTGACCCGATCTATGTCACCTTCAATCCGAGCGAGACGGATCTGGCCGAGATCGAGCAGGCCCGCGCGGCCGGCCCGATCGAGGTCGAGGTTCTGCTTCCGGGCGAGACCGAGACCAGCCAGAAGGGCGAACTCACCTTCATCGACAACACGGTCGACCATTCGACCGGAACCATCACCGCACGCGCCACCATCGGCAATGCGAAGTTCACGCTGATGCCTGGCCAGTATGTCCGCGTGCGGCTGCATATCAGGCAGCAGCCCGACGCGCTGATGGTGCCGCAGACGGCGCTGGGTTCGAGCCAGCTCGGCAAATATCTCTACGTCGTCGGCAAGGGCAACACGGTCGACCAGCGCCTGGTCTCGCTCGGCCCGACCAGCGGCGATCTGGTTGCGATCCTGAGCGGCGTCGCCGAAGGCGACCAGATCATCACAGGCAATCTGCAGAAGATCGGACCGGGAATGCCGATCTCGCCACTGCCACAGAAACCGGCTACCTGA
- a CDS encoding LysR substrate-binding domain-containing protein has translation MEKLPPLNAIKAFEVAARSGSFTLAASELGVSSAAVSQQIRNLETWFGKQLFVRTGNRITLTDAGHAIYPQTARALGDIAAIGQRMLEGGLRTRLVVSVPFSLAELWLAPRLAALLDAFPQMAIDVRAEDDPIDLMRQNVDLRISYGDYHYPGLRMIRLVHDDVLPVCAPEFWNRHGNGDPGLTDLHESLFIHTNWGPNYASHPTWADWFAACGASRSPDPSHGRRVGLSSLAIASARLGLGIALGQRVMAQADLEAGRLVALSTVSVRLGHPYCAFMPPARADRADVAALVGLLVKTAPAT, from the coding sequence ATGGAAAAACTACCGCCGCTGAACGCGATCAAGGCCTTCGAGGTCGCCGCCCGCTCCGGCAGTTTCACCTTGGCCGCGAGCGAGCTTGGCGTGTCCTCGGCGGCGGTCAGCCAGCAGATCCGCAATCTCGAAACCTGGTTCGGCAAGCAGCTGTTCGTGCGCACTGGCAACCGCATCACGCTGACCGACGCCGGCCACGCCATCTACCCGCAGACCGCGCGTGCGCTTGGCGACATCGCGGCCATCGGCCAGCGCATGCTGGAAGGCGGCCTGAGAACGCGGCTGGTCGTCAGCGTGCCGTTTTCGCTGGCCGAGCTATGGCTGGCGCCGAGGCTGGCTGCGCTTCTCGATGCCTTTCCGCAAATGGCGATCGACGTGCGCGCGGAAGACGATCCGATTGATCTGATGCGCCAGAATGTCGATCTGCGCATTTCCTATGGCGACTATCACTATCCCGGTTTGCGGATGATCCGCCTCGTCCATGACGATGTGCTGCCGGTCTGCGCGCCGGAATTCTGGAACCGGCACGGCAATGGCGATCCGGGTCTCACGGACCTGCATGAGAGCCTGTTCATCCACACCAATTGGGGTCCGAACTACGCCTCGCACCCAACCTGGGCCGACTGGTTCGCGGCATGCGGCGCGAGCCGCTCGCCAGACCCGTCGCATGGGCGCCGTGTCGGCTTGTCCAGTCTGGCGATCGCCTCGGCGAGGCTCGGCCTGGGCATTGCCCTTGGCCAGCGGGTGATGGCGCAAGCCGATCTGGAGGCGGGCCGCCTGGTTGCGCTTTCCACTGTTTCAGTGCGCCTCGGCCATCCCTATTGCGCCTTCATGCCACCGGCCAGGGCCGATCGCGCCGATGTGGCCGCCCTTGTCGGCCTGCTCGTGAAAACGGCGCCCGCGACCTGA
- a CDS encoding HalD/BesD family halogenase, whose protein sequence is MKDILDLDRYPLDREGSADWKRLVEQSVAALKADGMFNLEGFLRPGVAEQAVREIKPVMDTQSHVHKRMHNIYFKPSIPELAPDHPALRKVETISHTVCADQLPDSTVLAIYEYEPLVRFLAATMGKTELHVMQDPLARTNVMAYRAGEALNWHFDRSEFTTTLLLQQAQSGGDLEYRTDLRSDDDPNYDGVARLLEGRDPDAKILRMKPGTLNVFRGKNTAHRVTTVEGERERMIAVFSYYEKPGVMFSAEERVGFYGRAA, encoded by the coding sequence ATGAAAGACATTCTCGATCTCGACCGCTATCCGCTCGACCGCGAAGGCAGCGCCGACTGGAAGCGCCTCGTCGAACAGTCCGTCGCGGCGCTCAAAGCCGACGGCATGTTCAATCTCGAAGGTTTTTTGCGGCCCGGCGTCGCCGAACAGGCAGTGCGGGAAATCAAGCCGGTCATGGACACCCAGTCCCATGTCCACAAGCGCATGCACAATATCTACTTCAAGCCCAGCATCCCCGAACTGGCGCCCGACCACCCCGCCTTGCGCAAGGTCGAGACCATCAGCCACACTGTCTGTGCCGACCAGCTTCCCGACAGCACCGTGCTTGCCATCTACGAATACGAACCCCTTGTGCGTTTCCTCGCAGCGACGATGGGCAAGACAGAACTGCATGTCATGCAGGATCCGCTGGCCCGCACCAATGTCATGGCCTACCGCGCCGGAGAGGCGCTGAACTGGCATTTCGACCGCTCGGAATTCACCACGACGCTTCTGCTGCAGCAGGCGCAGAGTGGCGGCGACCTCGAATACCGCACCGATCTGCGCTCGGACGACGATCCAAACTATGACGGCGTCGCAAGGCTGCTCGAAGGGCGGGACCCCGACGCAAAAATCCTGCGCATGAAGCCCGGTACGCTCAATGTCTTCCGCGGCAAGAACACCGCGCACCGCGTCACCACCGTCGAAGGCGAACGCGAGCGCATGATCGCGGTTTTCTCCTATTACGAGAAACCCGGCGTGATGTTCAGCGCCGAGGAACGGGTCGGCTTCTACGGCCGGGCGGCCTGA